A DNA window from Arachis duranensis cultivar V14167 chromosome 3, aradu.V14167.gnm2.J7QH, whole genome shotgun sequence contains the following coding sequences:
- the LOC107479127 gene encoding uncharacterized protein LOC107479127 (The sequence of the model RefSeq protein was modified relative to this genomic sequence to represent the inferred CDS: added 105 bases not found in genome assembly): protein MDLCAFQVKNLFHASSFCHRPISSSNGGRAGISSLRVGDGRVFDKVCCDRYRPFLVTASGKKNPDNSSSSDNGEESIPEGDGIRGSNSSDGDKSDGSTEKSHHPTNLDWREFRAKLYRDELKEESESDAQNQGGILYNSKNLATKWAHPIPVPETGCVLVATEKLDGVRTFERTVVLLLRSGSRHPQEGPFGIVINRPLHKKIKHMKPTNHDLLTTFSDCSLHFGGPLEASMFLLKSGEKLKVPGFEEVIPGVCFGARNSLDDAAALVKKGVLKAQDFRFFVGYAGWQLDQLRDEIESDYWYVAACSSSLLSSALSDSSENLWEEILQLMGGHYSELSRKPKQDM from the exons AGAGTTGGAGATGGACGAGTCTTTGACAAGGTTTGCTGCGATCGCTATCGACCGTTTCTTGTCACTGCTTCTGGCAAGAAGAATCCTGACAACTCCTCTTCTTCAG ATAATGGTGAAGAGTCTATTCCAGAAGGAGATGGCATTAGAGGCAGCAATTCTTCTGATGGTGACAAATCAGACGGCAGTACTGAGAAATCTCATCATCCCACTAATTTGGATTGGCGCGAATTCAGAGCAAAGCTATATAGAGATGAGCTG AAAGAAGAATCAGAATCTGACGCTCAAAATCAAGGTGGGATATTGTACAATTCCAAGAATCTTGCCACAAAGTGGGCTCATCCTATTCCTGTACCAGAGACTGGCTGTGTGCTTGTGGCAACagaaaaacttgatggtgtccGCACCTTTGAAAGAACTGTTGTCCTCCTTCTCAGATCTGGAAGTAGACACCCACAAGAAGGGCCTTTTGGAATTGTCATCAATCGTCCTCTTCACAAAAAGATTAAACATATGAAGCCTACTAATCACGACCTTCTAACCACCTTTTCTGATTGTTCTCTGCATTTTGGTGGACCTCTTGAGGCGAGCATGTTTTTACTAAAATCAGGGGAGAAGTTGAAGGTTCCAGGTTTTGAAGAGGTAATACCGGGAGTATGCTTTGGAGCTCGAAACAGTTTGGATGATGCCGCAGCCCTTGTGAAGAAGGGGGTTCTCAAAGCTCAAGATTTCAGATTTTTTGTTGGTTACGCTGGATGGCAGTTGGATCAGTTGAGGGACGAGATAGAGTCAGATTATTGGTATGTGGCTGCATGTAGCTCAAGTTTGCTTTCTAGTGCTTTGTCGGATTCTTCAGAGAATTTGTGGGAAGAGATTTTGCAGCTAATGGGTGGTCATTACTCAGAATTGAGCCGGAAGCCAAAGCAAGATATGTAG